The Cardinium endosymbiont cEper1 of Encarsia pergandiella nucleotide sequence ATTTATCACTGGTTCTTCTAACAGACACTAATTTTTTAAAAAGTTAGCTATTGCTGCTAATTTTTCATCCGATTCCCGTGCTGCATCATGAGAAGAAATGTAACCAGGGTATTGATCAAATTTGGTTTTGATCGTGGAGGCAAGCTTCGGACCACCTTTGGTGCCATGCAGAGGGATTAATTTGGCATGTAAGTGGTTTACACCATATCCTTCAAATACAAGAGCTGTTCTAGCAACGGTTGGAAACTTATGCACCAATAGGTTGGATACCTGTTTAGCGGCTGCCATTAACCCATTGATCTGTTCTGGGCCATGATCAAAAATATAGCTACTCAGGTGACGCTTAGGTATTACCACTGTAAACCCCTCTGTATTAGGAAATATAGATAGAAAAGCCATATAATCTACCCTTTCCCACACTTTATGACAAGGTGCTTGCCCAGCTATGATTTGACAAAAAATACATCCTTGTGGAGATAGGTGAGTAGGTGCTTGCATATGGATCTTAGTTGGTTTACCTTAGCTTATAATCATTTTTTAACATCTTGCCATGCAATACAAAGGGGCTAAACGGCTGTTAAACATCTAGGCCAAATGTTTGTTTAAATTTAAAGAACAAATTGCAATGCACCAAGCCTATTAGAGCTCCCTAGAAAGATTTTGTTGGATAAAATTGAAGGACAAAATGAATAGCGTTCAGTTAACGCCATTGGTTGAACCAGCATAGGTGGCATTTTGGATGGCTACTTGTTGTGCTAGTCTTTCTGCAATTTTGTTAAAAGGTTCGATAGTTTGCCCAGGTAGGACACCTACATCTCCCTGTTGGCAAATCGTAGGAAGCAATGGAATTTGGCCTAAAAAAGGTATGGATGCTTGTTTTGCCAGTAGTGTACCTCCATCCTTTCCAAAAATATGATAGAGATGGGCCCCATCTGTTTTTTCTGTTGAGAAGTAGGACATATTTTCTATCAGCCCCAGTATAGGCACCTTGATCTGTTCTTTTTTAAACATAGCAATCGCCTTTGTGGCATCTATTAATGCAATTTTTTGTGGTGTAGTAACCACTACTACCCCTGTAACAGCAATACTTTGTACCAAAGTAAGGTGAATATCACTGGTACCAGGGGGTAGGTCGATTAATAAATAGTCTAATACACCCCAATTTGCATCTTGTAATAATTGCTTAAAAGCAGCACTGGCCATAGGGCCACGCCATACAATGGCCTCTTCCATATTGGATAAAAACCCAATAGAAAGTAATTTCACCTTATGGCGATTGATAGGTATAATAAAGTTCTTCCCAGCCTCTTTGCCTACAGTTGGTTTAGTGGTTTCACAACCCCACATCGTCGGAATAGATGGTCCAAATATATCTGCATCTAACAGTCCTACATCTGCACCATGGTTGGATAACGCCAGCGCCAAATGGGTAGCAATTGTAGATTTGCCAACGCCACCCTTACCAGAAGCAATGGCAATAATATTTTTGACACCAGGTAATATAGCGGATTTGGAACGCCCTGAAGTAACTTTTGAGGTAAACTGAATGCTGATTTCAAAATCACTCGTTACAGCTTTACGAATGGCTTGTATACATGCCTGTCTGATTACTTCTTGTAATGGACAAGCTGGGGTAGTCAGTATAATCGTAAAAGAAATGGTAGAACCATGTATATCAAGATGATCAATCATACCCAATGAAACTAGGTCTTGCTTTAAATCGGGGTCATCTACTTTACGTAAAGCTTCTAAAACCTTTTTTTTTAAGGTGTTCATGATTATATGCTTTGGTTCATTCGGTTCTGCCGCGTCTATATTTGATTGTATATCGCTTTGCTCTTTATATTGTATTTTAGATATTATTTGGCCATTATATTATCAAAATGGTTAAAGGTAGATACCTGTTTTGCAAGTCACGTTGCTATTGCTCCAAAATTTCCACCCTATTTTAGAAGCTTTTTTCTTCAGCAGCACTAATTTTATTATTTGTATACAGGGGTATGGAACACAATCAAAGATTTACATTTCAAAGTCCCCTTTAGGAAAGTCAAACCGCTTTAAATCGTCTGCCGTTTCTACATTGGGGAAAATGAGCTTTGCTTCTTCAGCAAAGAGACTTAGATCCAGATAACGCGCAGAAAAATGCGTTAAAATTAATTTTTGAACCCCTGCTTGTTTACCAATAGTAGCAGCTTGTTTTGATGTCATGTGGGCATAATAAAGCGCAAGACTTTTATGTTGTTCTAAATAGGTACTTTCACATAACAAAAGCTTGGCTCCTTTTGCTAAATCAACAGCATTTTGACAATATTTAGTGTCGATGACATAAGCAAAAATATCCCCCTTGTGTATTTCGCTTACCTCGGAGCGCAAAACAGTGCGCCCATTTAGGCTTAAAGTACCTCTTTCTTGGAGGTCTCGAACCTGCACCCCTGAAATATTTTTGGCTTGGAGTTTTTCTTTATCAAATTTTATAGAATCAGCTTCCGTGATGCGCCATCGTATATTA carries:
- a CDS encoding ribonuclease Z, producing the protein MIIRDLIILGCSAQYSTRFRNNGAYLLRWNREGLLFDPGEGTQRQFIFAEIAPSTVTRIFISHFHGDHCLGLGFILMRLNLDGVKRPIYCYYPSTGKVYFDRLRYGTANKNDIQVIDYPVAKEGVVHKDDKFTIEAKFLDHRVDNIRWRITEADSIKFDKEKLQAKNISGVQVRDLQERGTLSLNGRTVLRSEVSEIHKGDIFAYVIDTKYCQNAVDLAKGAKLLLCESTYLEQHKSLALYYAHMTSKQAATIGKQAGVQKLILTHFSARYLDLSLFAEEAKLIFPNVETADDLKRFDFPKGDFEM
- a CDS encoding HIT family protein; this translates as MQAPTHLSPQGCIFCQIIAGQAPCHKVWERVDYMAFLSIFPNTEGFTVVIPKRHLSSYIFDHGPEQINGLMAAAKQVSNLLVHKFPTVARTALVFEGYGVNHLHAKLIPLHGTKGGPKLASTIKTKFDQYPGYISSHDAARESDEKLAAIANFLKN
- a CDS encoding Mrp/NBP35 family ATP-binding protein: MNTLKKKVLEALRKVDDPDLKQDLVSLGMIDHLDIHGSTISFTIILTTPACPLQEVIRQACIQAIRKAVTSDFEISIQFTSKVTSGRSKSAILPGVKNIIAIASGKGGVGKSTIATHLALALSNHGADVGLLDADIFGPSIPTMWGCETTKPTVGKEAGKNFIIPINRHKVKLLSIGFLSNMEEAIVWRGPMASAAFKQLLQDANWGVLDYLLIDLPPGTSDIHLTLVQSIAVTGVVVVTTPQKIALIDATKAIAMFKKEQIKVPILGLIENMSYFSTEKTDGAHLYHIFGKDGGTLLAKQASIPFLGQIPLLPTICQQGDVGVLPGQTIEPFNKIAERLAQQVAIQNATYAGSTNGVN